One Epinephelus lanceolatus isolate andai-2023 chromosome 10, ASM4190304v1, whole genome shotgun sequence genomic region harbors:
- the megf8 gene encoding multiple epidermal growth factor-like domains protein 8 has product MGAKRRELVVPAMASPLPVSLILVVLLLAESPVCQAGDCKGHRQVLRGPPGYVTDGPGNYSVNGNCEWLIKAPSNSHRIVLNFTFMDTECTYDYLFVYDGDSYQSPLLASLSGNTLPQPIEAKSGKMLLHLFSDANYNLLGFNATYTFSVCPGACGGHGRCDSSTSKCHCHQGWGGAACTTPMCSQACSVNGQCDKKGERCLCNPGFLGHSCQLGFHNDSGAGQWWRVSEGNPYTPPRTGSAGVYLSSTGALYLFGGFDLNRALGDLIKYNFTSNQWESRSYGHSPVARHSHTAVEWMGNMVIFGGELANGSLASDVWMYRPLHDDWQQHGFSNSRGSPKLANHAAAVVDNYLYVFGGRTEEDMFSSSLYRFGLHGSGRWETVQPTGGKPPATAGHSMVFHSPSRTLLVYGGHRPTTARFSVRVNNTDVFHVDRRFWTSFRSRFPATGPRERAFHTATVIGNYMVVYGGNVHIHYQEEKCYDEEIFFYHLGCHQWVSAGERWSLRGEPVRGRYSHVAAVMEGRVLLVAGGYSGVARGDLVAYKVPLFVSSDQGDRDAVCAEALDESMCLKNPECSWCEGRCREYQPTNPCGSTGCLGLARFLSDCQSCLVFSGTPASLARAPGEFGWCVQNESCLPVSERSACRVDQISGAYGWWGERTLFLTSLHSCRTENYVPGLHLLTFQHPRNDSQPDKVSILRSTTIILSPTTEMDVALQFRGFIHPLWGAPPPAPPPTETVSMWARIQRLHFEARMASGPNSSQLEVVGRWAAQQEKELKLLARTDGSRLFSNLTRGNHYLVQAEGYLNNSGSGQTSEMALTWNRTLPGGSEISFLFLEPYRSGSCLGYMSCLACLSDQSCGWCPSLSRCLLRDSPDLEPCPEEKGEGKGEGQRHLLLAPQHCTLCEEYRDCSACTQDPFCEWQINSSKKGDYQCSRRGRLDGSIRDSRGCPKVCNQRKTCGECLSNSSQCAWCESAQACFYFAAYLTKYPYGECRDWYDSVHSVPQCKQCSALNTCTDCLRTFQCGWCGDYNNPTIGKCLRGDWAGMDDPSVYNCSVAVAEARAANPEPQTSAPPRPLEMEMELEHLDDEEQDAIWSYPTCPDVEECRLGLHNCHPFATCINTPTSYECHCERGYTGDGTLHCNQTCYNECREGQCSGSPRFECECSLGWTSDPATLVLSGVECDVDCGCNFHSTCITAPGICDECQDWTTGPHCEHCRPGSFGSALAGGGGCVQCECNGHGDPLRGYCHNQTGQCYCTHNTQGPHCESCLPGYYGDPRNNGTCYRQCQGRSVLLSSTTSSAMPLSSSLGWRSGTEGKGGLSHCLWVLSVTENLAPCLPRQLCPPVALTLHPDSHTHCKSSYVYVFDGLPRFLANGVVHSDHNLIGAFCGTTRTQPITVEATSGVISVYFEANVSSNKPQGFNASFWVRRCHQSSDEGEEGSPVCPGGAQCQGGLCQCPQGYGGPHCDRPLCPQDCGIAEGRGVCNISLGVCVCSDSWAGSDCSVPRDSNILVWETLLDTQLTVNQAHRFLHRMGHSLVSGPQGNLWMYGGLSLSEGILGNVYRYSVSEHRWTQMLTSSVEEGSTPSPRYHHASALLTIQSGSGGSHNFMLVVGGVTQNGVAMDTWSLNLSSLVWREHKSTVLPPVAGHTLTVHRDSSVLLIGGYSPDNGFNHHLLEFSPHTGNWTIAPHTGTPPTGLYGHSAVYHEQTDAIYVFGGYRFHVETVEPSGELYSLYYPNLTWSLLVPSRGNKPLSRFFHAAAMIKDTMVIVGGRTEAEDYSNSVSLYQINCNTWIQPVSGVGDPVNRSVSLAMTSWGDRLFLSGGFNGVTLGRLLTLSVPSDPCALLPTPEACNTTTGSCVWCRGTCASSDIAERMGCFAGTSPCSPTPRQPDQCRRLKTCSECLARHPKTFSSPSQPALQCKWCTNCPEGACISSSVSCTSEHDCRINQREIFLSSNCTETSCEASDCPKCTASGKCMWTRQFKRTGETRRILSVNPTYDWTCFSYALLNVSPMQVESSPPMPCPPPCHSLSNCSLCLGSRGSDGGWQHCVWSMALQQCMSPSFMPLRCEAGQCGRLLSGGDSCSPQCSQLTQCSQCIARPQCGWCATRGGNGAGRCLQGGLDGVSEGVCPLRNSSWSFLHCPEEDECANGHHHCNSTQDCHDLPQGYHCTCKQGYILSSVSGQCEPVCAQGCVNGTCVSPGVCQCHFGFVGDNCSSQCSCNKHSNCAGVSKPDVCLECHNNTIGKHCEKCKPLFVGSAKGGGTCRPCREFCRGNSAVCLSVDEHKKALENPRLFPLDPHSIQNWVSEGPTEENAVCVNCQNNSVGDKCESCLSGFFLLQGKCEKCQCNGHADTCNEHDGTGCPCQNNTETSSCLSSPQSDRKDCYRQQCAKCKDSFNGTPVNGRQCYRQFNVDTESCFDPTSQANCFHDPAIRNLPKGRTVFFSAQPKFTNVDIRVTIDVTFGEVEVYVSNSHDIFIVDVDRNTGIHTIKIEEESVTRGTTTGVDKDSPPSPIKVFANASSGLGGPVLSHNPLQLQAKPPGAEREITEEQAEGLITYITVWKPQTVLIVRAVRDRVVITFPHEVHSLKSSRFYIALRGVGTDEKQGESQGLLFLRQDQAHIDLFVFFSVFFSCFFLFLSVCVLLWKVKQFLDFRREQRRHIQEMTKMASRPFAKLTIYLEPEEPQLIYLPSAGGGVGGSTVSLAHARTSKLGGVVVGQRGRAGAVSYKHDPGSGPTAHHHHHLTLGGGGNGGQHLPLHYLNTHHYASTTSGTPASHHHHPSTYSGYQHFCRSDPFLSQLMGFSYSTFKVGPITLEPTDDGMAGVATVLFQLPGGVLAPNRACLGSALVTLRQNLQEYCGHGNGGGHPGAGAGRKGLLGHQHLTTMAM; this is encoded by the exons ATGGGGGCAAAGAGACGGGAACTG GTGGTGCCAGCAATGGCCTCCCCCCTCCCTGTCTCCCTCATCCTGGTGGTTCTGCTACTGGCTGAGTCACCTGTGTGCCAGGCAGGGGACTGCAAGGGCCACAGGCAGGTGTTGAGGGGACCACCAGGCTACGTCACAGATGGACCAGGAAACTACTCTGTCAATGGGAACTGCGAGTGGCTTATCAAAG CTCCCAGCAACAGTCACCGCATTGTCTTAAATTTCACCTTCATGGACACAGAGTGTACCTATGATTACCTGTTTGTGTATGATGGAGACTCCTACCAGAGCCCTCTCCTAGCCAGCCTGAGTGGAAACACTCTGCCTCAACCCATTGAAGCCAAGTCTGGCAAG ATGTTGCTTCATCTCTTCAGCGATGCTAATTACAACCTCCTGGGCTTCAATGCAACTTACACCTTTTCTGTGTGTCCTGGAGCCTGTGGCGGACATGGTCGCTGTGATTCTTCCACATCGAAGTGTCACTGCCATCAGGGTTGGGGAGGAGCAGCTTGTACAACCCCTATGTGCTCCCAGGCTTGTTCTGTGAACGGCCAGTGTGACAAG AAAGGAGAGCGCTGTTTGTGTAACCCAGGCTTCCTGGGTCACAGCTGCCAGCTTGGTTTCCATAATGACAGCGGGGCAGGGCAGTGGTGGCGAGTGAGTGAGGGAAACCCCTACACGCCTCCCAGGACAGGTTCTGCTGGCGTGTACCTGTCCTCCACTGGAGCTTTGTACTTGTTTGGCG GGTTTGACCTGAACAGAGCTCTTGGTGACTTGATCAAATATAACTTCACATCCAACCAGTGGGAAAGCAGATCTTATGGTCACTCTCCT GTGGCTCGTCATTCCCACACGGCAGTAGAGTGGATGGGTAATATGGTTATCTTTGGAGGAGAGCTAGCAAACGGCTCCCTGGCCAGTGATGTCTGGATGTATCGGCCGCTTCACGATGACTGGCAACAGCATGGCTTTTCAAATTCACGCGGGTCTCCTAAATTGGCCAATCACGCTGCAGCTGTAGTTGACAATTATCTCTATGTATTTGGAG GTCGCACTGAGGAGGATAtgttttcctcttctctgtATCGGTTTGGCCTGCATGGTTCTGGACGGTGGGAGACTGTTCAGCCCACTGGTGGGAAGCCCCCAGCCACTGCTGGCCATTCCATGGTGTTTCACAGTCCATCCAGGACACTGCTGGTTTATGGAGGTCACAGGCCTACCACTGCCAG gttCAGTGTGAGGGTGAACAACACAGACGTGTTCCACGTGGACAGGCGGTTTTGGACATCTTTCCGCTCCCGTTTCCCAGCAACCGGCCCCAGAGAGAGGGCTTTTCACACAGCCACTGTCATTGGAAACTACATGGTGGTCTACG GGGGGAATGTTCACATTCATTATCAAGAGGAGAAGTGCTACGATGAGGAGATCTTCTTTTACCATCTGGGCTGTCACCAATGGGTGTCTGCTGGGGAGAGATGGTCACTCA GAGGGGAACCTGTGAGGGGGCGTTACTcgcatgttgctgctgtgatggAGGGCCGGGTGCTGCTGGTTGCCGGGGGTTACAGCGGAGTGGCCCGTGGAGACCTGGTGGCATACAAAGTTCCACTGTTCGTCAGTAGCGATCAAGGTGACAGG GATGCCGTTTGTGCTGAGGCGCTAGATGAAAGTATGTGCCTTAAGAATCCAGAGTGCAGCTGGTGTGAAGGCCGCTGTCGAGAGTACCAGCCCACTAATCCG TGTGGGAGCACTGGTTGCCTGGGCCTGGCTCGCTTCCTGTCTGACTGCCAGTCCTGTCTGGTGTTCAGTGGCACTCCAGCTTCACTGGCCCGTGCCCCTGGTGAATTCGGCTGGTGTGTGCAAAATGAGTCCTGCCTGCCAGTGTCAG AGCGAAGTGCGTGCCGTGTGGACCAGATCTCAGGGGCGTACGGCTGGTGGGGGGAGCGTACCCTTTTCCTAACCTCCCTCCACTCCTGTCGCACCGAGAACTATGTCCCGGGACTGCACCTGCTCACCTTCCAGCACCCCCGCAACGACTCCCAGCCTGACAAG GTGTCCATCCTCCGCAGCACCACCATCATCCTTAGCCCCACCACAGAAATGGACGTCGCCCTACAGTTCAGGGGCTTTATCCACCCACTGTGGGGGGCCCCTCCACCTGCGCCCCCTCCCACTGAAACTGTCTCCATGTGGGCACGGATCCAGAGGCTCCACTTTGAGGCTCGAATGGCTTCAGGGCCCAACTCCAGCCAACTG GAGGTGGTTGGTCGTTGGGCAGCCCAGCAGGAGAAGGAGTTGAAGCTGTTGGCCCGCACAGACGGCAGTAGATTGTTCTCTAACCTGACCAGGGGCAACCATTACCTTGTCCAGGCTGAGGGCTACCTGAACAACTCAGGCTCAGGACAGACCAGTGAGATGGCCCTGACATGGAACAGAACATTGCCTGGAGGGAGT GAGATCTCCTTCCTGTTCCTGGAGCCTTACCGCTCAGGTTCCTGTTTGGGTTACATGTCCTGTCTGGCCTGTCTGTCCGACCAGTCTTGTGGATGGTGTCCATCTTTGTCCCGCTGCCTGCTGCGAGACAGCCCAGACCTCGAGCCCTGCCCTGAAGAAAAGGGGGAAGGCAAGGGAGAGGGTCAGCGCCATCTGCTGCTGGCACCCCAGCACTGCACCTTGTGTGAAGAGTACAGAGACTGTTCAGCTTGTACTCAG GACCCTTTTTGTGAGTGGCAGATAAACTCCAGCAAGAAGGGCGACTACCAGTGCAGTCGACGGGGAAGACTAGATGGATCCATTCGTGACTCAAGGGGCTGTCCTAAAGTCTGCAACCA GAGAAAGACATGTGGTGAGTGCCTCTCTAACTCCAGCCAGTGTGCATGGTGTGAGTCAGCCCAGGCCTGCTTCTATTTTGCTGCCTACCTCACAAAGTACCCCTATGGAGAGTGCAGGGACTGGTACGACAG TGTTCATTCGGTTCCCCAATGTAAGCAATGTTCAGCTTTAAACACGTGCACAGACTGCCTGAGAACATTCCAGTGTGGCTGGTGTGGCGACTACAACAATCCAACAATCGGAAA ATGTTTGAGAGGAGACTGGGCAGGGATGGATGACCCCTCGGTGTATAACTGCAGTGTGGCTGTGGCTGAAGCACGGGCTGCAAA CCCTGAGCCTCAGACCTCGGCCCCACCTCGACCCCTGGAAATGGAGATGGAGCTGGAACACTTGGATGACGAAGAGCAAGATGCGATCTGGTCCTACCCCACCTGTCCTGATGTAGAGGAATGCAGGCTGGGTCTCCACAACTGTCACCCCTTCGCCACCTGCATCAACACTCCCACGTCCTATGAGTGTCACTGTGAGAGAGGATACACGGGGGATGGCACACTGCACTGCAACCAGAC GTGTTACAACGAGTGTCGTGAGGGTCAGTGCAGTGGAAGCCCGCGGTTTGAGTGTGAATGTTCCCTTGGCTGGACGTCTGACCCCGCCACACTGGTTCTCAGTGGTGTTGAATGTGACGTGGACTGTGGCTGCAACTTCCACTCCACCTGTATTACTGCACCTGGGATCTGTGACGAATGCCAGG ACTGGACTACAGGACCCCACTGTGAGCACTGCCGTCCAGGAAGCTTCGGTTCAGCCCTGGCTGGTGGTGGCGGCTGTGTGCAGTGTGAGTGTAACGGCCATGGCGACCCTCTCCGAGGATACTGTCACAACCAGACGGGCCAGTGCTATTGCACCCACAACACTCAGGGACCACACTGTGAGTCCTGCCTGCCTGGTTACTACGGAGACCCCAG AAATAATGGCACGTGCTACCGCCAGTGCCAGGGCCGCTCTGTGCTGCTCTCTTCCACCACCTCCTCTGCCatgcctctctcctcttctcttggATGGCGAAGTGGCACAGAGGGGAAAGGAGGCCTCTCTCATTGCCTGTGGGTCCTGTCGGTGACTGAGAACCTGGCACCTTGTCTGCCCAGACAGCTGTGTCCACCTGTAGCTCTCACTCTACACCCAGACTCCCATACGCATTGTAAA AGCTCTTATGTCTACGTGTTTGATGGCCTCCCTCGTTTCCTGGCCAATGGAGTCGTGCACTCAGATCACAATCTGATTGGGGCATTTTGTGGCACCACAAGGACTCAGCCTATCACTGTGGAGGCCACCTCAG GTGTGATCTCAGTCTACTTTGAGGCCAACGTCTCCTCAAATAAACCTCAAGGCTTCAATGCGTCTTTCTGGGTGCGGCGGTGTCACCAGAGCTCTGATGAGGGTGAAGAGGGGTCGCCTGTGTGTCCAGGTGGAGCCCAGTGCCAGGGGGGGCTTTGTCAGTGCCCTCAGGGATATGGTGGACCCCACTGCGATCGGCCATTGTGCCCTCAGGATTGTGGAATAGCAGAAGGAAGAGGAGTTTGTAATATA tctctgggagtgtgtgtgtgttcagacagctGGGCTGGCTCAGACTGCTCAGTTCCTCGGGACTCCAACATTCTGGTCTGGGAAACACTGCTCGACACACAGCTGACAGTG AACCAGGCCCACAGGTTCCTCCACAGGATGGGACACTCTCTGGTGTCTGGACCGCAGGGCAACCTCTGGATGTATGGAGGACTCTCTCTGTCAGAGGGCATTCTGGGAAATGTCTACAG ATATTCTGTGTCAGAGCACCGTTGGACCCAAATGTTGACAAGCTCTGTGGAGGAAGGCTCGACTCCGAGCCCTCGCTATCATCACGCCTCTGCACTGCTGACCATTCAGTCTGGCTCCGGAGGCAGTCACAACTTCATGCTGGTGGTGGGCGGTGTCACTCAAAATGGTGTTGCCATGGATACCTGGAGTCTCAATCTGAGCAGTTTAGTGTGGAGAGAACACAAG AGCACAGTACTGCCTCCGGTCGCAGGCCACACTTTAACTGTACACCGAGACTCCTCTGTGCTGTTGATTGGAGGTTACTCTCCAGACAACGGCTTCAACCACCATCTGCTGGAGTTCAGCCCTCATACTGGAAACTGGACCATTGCCCCCCACACTGGCACACCACCTACAG GTTTATATGGCCACTCAGCAGTCTACCACGAGCAGACTGATGCCATCTATGTCTTCGGAGGCTACCGCTTCCACGTGGAAACTGTGGAGCCATCAGGCGAGCTCTACAGTCTGTACTACCCCAATCTCACCTGGTCTCTGCTCGTCCCCTCACGGGGTAATAAG CCCCTGTCCCGTTTCTTCCACGCTGCAGCCATGATCAAAGACACCATGGTCATTGTCGGGGGGAGGACAGAAGCAGAGGACTACAGTAACTCGGTGTCTCTGTACCAGATTAACTGTAACACCTGGATACAACCAG TCTCAGGTGTAGGTGATCCAGTAAATCGTTCAGTGTCTCTCGCCATGACGAGCTGGGGCGACCGTCTCTTCCTATCAGGAGGCTTCAATGGTGTAACGCTGGGTAGACTCCTAACCCTGTCTGTGCCCTCTGATCCCTGTGCACTGCTGCCCACACCAGAGGCCTGCAACACCACCACAGGCAGCTGCGTCTGGTGTAGGGGGACCTGTGCTTCTTCTGACATTGCTGAGAG AATGGGCTGCTTCGCTGGCACGTCTCCCTGTTCCCCGACCCCTCGCCAGCCTGACCAGTGTCGCAGGCTGAAGACCTGCAGTGAATGCCTCGCCCGACACCCGAAAACATTCTCCAGTCCATCGCAG CCTGCTCTGCAGTGTAAATGGTGCACAAACTGCCCAGAGGGGGCCTGTATCAGCAGCTCTGTTAGCTGTACATCTGAACATGACTGTCGGATCAACCAGAGAGAGATCTTCTTGTCCAGCAACTGCACCGAGACCAGCTGTGAGGCCTCTGACTGCCCCAAGTGTACTGCCTCGGGAAAATGCATGTGGACTCGCCAATTCAAACGCACAG GTGAGACAAGACGCATCCTGAGTGTGAACCCCACCTACGACTGGACGTGTTTCAGCTACGCCCTGCTCAATGTGTCACCCATGCAGGTGGAGTCCTCTCCCCCTATGCCGTGCCCTCCACCCTGCCACAGTCTCAGCAACTGCAGCCTTTGTCTGGGCTCCAGAGGCTCTGATGGCGGCTGGCAACACTGTGTGTGGAGCATGGCCCTGCAGCAG TGCATGAGCCCGTCTTTCATGCCCCTGCgatgtgaggcaggtcagtgtggtCGTCTGCTCTCAGGAGGGGACTCTTGCTCTCCCCAGTGCTCCCAGCTCACCCAGTGCTCCCAGTGCATCGCCAGGCCTCAGTGTGGTTGGTGTGCTACCCGTGGGGGCAATGGGGCTGGACGCTGCCTACAAGGAGGACTTGATG GTGTGAGTGAGGGCGTTTGCCCCCTGAGAAACAGCAGCTGGTCCTTCCTCCACTGTCCAGAGGAGGATGAGTGCGCCAATGGCCATCACCACTGCAACAGCACCCAGGACTGCCATGACCTTCCCCAGGGATATCACTGCACCTGCAAACAGGGTTATATACTCAGCAG TGTCTCTGGTCAGTGTGAGCCAGTGTGTGCTCAGGGCTGTGTGAACGGGACGTGCGTGTCCCCAGGAGTTTGCCAGTGTCACTTTGGATTTGTGGGGGATAACTGCTCCTCTCAGTGCAGCTGCAACAAACACAGCAACTGTGCTGGCGTTAGCAAACCAGATGTTTGCCTCGAGTGTCACAACAACACCATA GGTAAGCACTGCGAGAAGTGTAAGCCTCTGTTTGTGGGCTCTGCAAAGGGGGGCGGAACCTGTCGTCCATGTCGGGAGTTTTGCAGGGGAAACAGCGCTGTGTGTTTATCCGTAGATGAACATAAGAAGGCCCTTGAGAACCCGCGGCTTTTCCCTCTGGACCCTCACAGC ATCCAGAACTGGGTGTCTGAGGGTCCCACAGAAGAGaacgctgtgtgtgtgaattgccAAAACAACAGCGTGGGGGATAAGTGTGAGAGCTGCCTCAGTGGCTTCTTCCTGCTGCAGGGAAAGTGTGAAAA GTGTCAGTGTAATGGCCATGCAGACACGTGTAATGAACACGATGGTACAGGTTGTCCCTGTCAGAACAACACAGAGACCTCCTCCTGTCTCAGCAGCCCTCAGAGTGACCGGAAAGACTGCTACAGGCAACAG TGTGCCAAGTGCAAAGACTCCTTCAATGGCACACCGGTTAATGGGCGCCAGTGCTACCGTCAGTTCAACGTGGATACAGAGTCCTGCTTTGACCCCACGTCCCAGGCCAACTGCTTCCATGATCCAGCCATTCGCAACCTGCCCAAGGGGCGcactgtgtttttctctgcGCAGCCAAAGTTCACCAACGTGGACATTCGGGTCACCATTGATGTTACCTTCGGTGAGGTGGAGGTGTATGTGTCCAACTCTCATGATATCTTCATTGTGGATGTAGACCGAAACACGGGGATTCACACAATCAAGATCGAGGAGGAGTCCGTGACTCGGGGGACGACGACTGGTGTGGATAAGGATTCACCTCCGTCCCCTATAAAGGTGTTTGCCAATGCCTCATCCGGTCTCGGGGGTCCCGTGCTCTCTCACAACCCACTGCAGCTGCAAGCGAAACCCCCaggggcagagagagaaattacAGAGGAGCAGGCCGAAGGACTCATCACCTACATCACGGTGTGGAAGCCACAGACAGTGCTGATTGTGCGCGCTGTTCGAGATCGTGTGGTCATCACCTTCCCCCACGAGGTGCACTCCCTGAAATCCAGCCGCTTCTACATCGCTCTGAGAGGCGTGGGAACCGACGAGAAACAGGGGGAGTCCCAGGGCCTGCTGTTTCTGCGACAGGATCAAGCCCACATcgatctttttgttttcttctctgttttcttctcctgctttttcctcttcctctctgtctgcgtCCTCCTGTGGAAGGTCAAGCAGTTCCTGGACTTCCGTCGGGAGCAGCGTCGCCACATCCAGGAGATGACCAAGATGGCGTCAAGGCCCTTTGCTAAACTCACCATATACCTTGAGCCGGAGGAGCCCCAGCTTATTTACCTGCCCTCAGCTGGTGGAGGGGTCGGGGGCAGCACTGTATCACTTGCTCATGCCCGCACAAGCAAGTTAGGAGGAGTGGTGGTGGGCCAGAGGGGCAGGGCGGGAGCTGTCTCCTACAAACATGACCCGGGCTCCGGACCCACggcccaccaccaccatcacctcaCCCTGGGCGGAGGGGGCAACGGCGGCCAGCACCTGCCGCTGCACTACTTGAACACCCACCACTATGCCAGCACCACATCTGGCACACCGGCCTCACACCATCACCACCCATCCACGTACAGTGGCTACCAGCACTTTTGCCGCTCCGACCCTTTCCTCTCTCAGCTCATGGGCTTCTCTTACTCCACCTTTAAGGTGGGGCCCATCACTCTAGAGCCCACAGATGACGGCATGGCAGGGGTGGCCACTGTCCTCTTCCAGCTGCCTGGGGGGGTCTTGGCTCCAAATCGTGCCTGTCTGGGCTCTGCACTGGTTACTTTGCGTCAGAACCTGCAAGAATACTGTGGCCACGGCAACGGAGGGGGGCACCCAGGGGCGGGAGCAGGGCGCAAGGGGCTGCTAGGGCATCAGCACCTGACCACTATGGCTATGTAG
- the LOC117265500 gene encoding uncharacterized protein LOC117265500: MKMKSAKSLLNKAKRGANQRDVVKVKTEYDSELEGGEEEGSCEVHTNGGGLKIQIKEEPHAQEISEEHNGGSLSCLDTKPDTLACRSDVHHQQGLIKDECDSDHQSEYDFTEAAVKEESESWIKEEGDSKEEETDNIQEDYGEGEELCTESSSDFYPCPHCTVSFTDLDFLEKHVKWVHQKQYLAKLKSCLSSRTLNLIPKHTCTVCSSTFNSKVHLRVHVREVHPSAPPRRLHPCPTCARSFQYLKNLKNHCQRWHNMSVSTRGGHLSCADCGKSFKATWGQGPHLCHEPHSTESEDKPICLDTGVQCQECGKKMGTPQSLEDHMRTHTGDRPFVCKDCGRRFVERSGWRQHMKIHTGEKPYKCQICGKAFLRSHHLKCHLTTHSGKKEYSCSECGKEFGFKSSLDLHVRTHSSEKPYHCNVCGKSFNTSRNLRVHSKVHNTNKAHQCGDCGLKIGDLGALKIHLRTHTGERPYHCTVCGNRFIRLAHLRNHQRTHTGERPYKCTECDKSFTQSGDLVKHKRIHSGEKPFECPDCHNRYTSSGDLGKHRRSHTNLRPYTCQECGKSFRLSGHLKTHMLTHTGEKPYSCPNCLRRFARSHHLSGHVAKCR, encoded by the exons ATGAAGATGAAATCTGCCAAGTCTTTGCTGAACAAAGCAAAGAGAGGAGCGAATCAACGCGATGTGGTCAAAGTTAAAACTGAGTATGACTCAGAGCTGGAgggtggagaggaggaaggcTCATGTGAGGTGCACACCAATGGAGGTGGTCTCAAAATCCAGATCAAGGAGGAACCTCACGCACAGGAGATTAGTGAGGAGCACAATGGAGGCTCATTAAGCTGTTTAGACACTAAGCCGGACACTTTGGCGTGCAGGTCAGATGTTCACCATCAACAGGGACTCATTAAGGACGAATGTGACTCTGACCATCAGTCAGAGTATGATTTCACTGAAGCTGCTGTCAAGGAGGAGTCAGAGTCGTGGATTAAAGAGGAGGGAGACAGtaaagaggaggagacagacaaCATCCAGGAGGATtatggagaaggagaggagctCTGCACAG AGTCGTCATCTGACTTCTATCCATGTCCTCACTGCACTGTCTCCTTCACTGACTTGGACTTCTTGGAGAAACACGTCAAGTGGGTCCATCAGAAACAGTATCTTGCCAAGCTAAAAAGTTGCCTCTCAAGCCGCACACTAAACCTCATCCCTAAACACACCTGCACTGTCTGCAGCAGCACCTTTAACTCTAAAGTACACCTTAGGGTCCATGTTCGTGAAGTCCACCCTTCTGCGCCTCCCCGCAGACTTCACCCCTGTCCAACATGTGCACGCAGCTTCCAGTACCTGAAGAATCTGAAGAATCACTGTCAGCGCTGGCACAACATGTCAGTGTCTACCAGAGGAGGGCATCTCAGCTGTGCCGACTGTGGGAAGAGTTTCAAAGCTACCTGGGGGCAAGGGCCTCATCTGTGTCATGAACCGCACAGCACGGAATCTGAGGATAAGCCCATCTGTCTGGACACTGGTGTGCAGTGTCAAGAGTGTGGCAAGAAGATGGGCACACCTCAAAGCCTGGAGGATCACATGCGCACCCACACAGGTGACCGGCCGTTTGTCTGCAAGGATTGTGGCAGGAGGTTTGTGGAGCGCAGCGGTTGGCGGCAACACATGAAAATACACACGGGGGAGAAGCCATACAAATGTCAGATTTGCGGCAAGGCGTTTTTAAGATCGCACCACCTCAAGTGCCACTTAACCACACACTCCGGCAAGAAGGAATATTCTTGCTCTGAATGTGGAAAGGAGTTTGGGTTCAAGTCAAGTCTGGATCTCCACGTGAGGACGCACTCCAGTGAGAAACCCTACCACTGCAATGTGTGCGGGAAGAGCTTTAACACCTCAAGAAACCTGAGGGTTCACTCCAAAGTCCACAACACTAACAAAGCTCACCAGTGTGGGGACTGTGGGCTGAAGATTGGAGATCTCGGGGCTTTAAAAATACACCTGCGGACACACACCGGAGAAAGGCCTTACCACTGCACAGTCTGCGGCAACAGGTTCATTCGTCTTGCACATCTGCGAAACCACCAACGCACCCACACTGGTGAGAGACCCTACAAATGCACTGAATGCGACAAGAGCTTCACTCAGTCTGGCGACCTGGTGAAGCATAAGAGGATACACTCTGGGGAAAAACCCTTTGAATGTCCAGACTGCCACAATCGTTACACCTCCTCTGGTGATCTGGGCAAGCACAGGAGGAGTCACACTAACCTGCGTCCCTACACATGTCAAGAATGTGGGAAAAGCTTTCGCTTGTCAGGCCATTTAAAAACTCACATGTTAACTCACACGGGCGAGAAGCCATATTCCTGCCCCAACTGCCTTCGCAGGTTCGCTCGCTCTCACCATCTTTCTGGGCACGTGGCTAAATGTCGCTGA